The Streptomyces sp. SS1-1 genome has a segment encoding these proteins:
- a CDS encoding sugar ABC transporter substrate-binding protein, with amino-acid sequence MDRSYPRSRKLASVVAVAAAAALTLAGCSSSSGGKDAEEGGANASAGKADTPRMTVALVTHQSPGDTFWDIVRKGAEAAAAKDNIKLIYSADPNAGSQANLVQNAIDQKVDGIAITLAKPDALKDVVSKAKAQNIPVVGLNSGVSEWQKLGLTEFFGQDETVAGEALGKRLNESGAKKAVCVIQEQGNIGLTQRCDGVKKTFEGDLETLNVNGTDMPSVKSTITAKLKTDSDIDYVVALGAPFALTSVQSVSEAGSKAKVATFDLNKDLTKSISKGDIEFAVDQQPYLQGYLAIDSLWLYKNNGNYMGGGEAPVLTGPAFVDKSNVETIDKFAAKGTR; translated from the coding sequence ATGGACCGCTCTTACCCCCGCTCGCGCAAGCTGGCCTCCGTCGTGGCCGTGGCCGCCGCGGCCGCGCTCACCCTCGCAGGCTGCTCCAGCAGCTCCGGCGGCAAGGACGCCGAGGAGGGCGGGGCGAACGCCTCTGCGGGCAAGGCCGACACGCCCCGTATGACGGTCGCCCTGGTGACGCACCAGTCGCCCGGCGACACCTTCTGGGACATCGTCCGCAAGGGCGCCGAGGCGGCCGCCGCCAAGGACAACATCAAGCTGATCTACTCCGCCGACCCCAACGCCGGCAGCCAGGCCAACCTGGTGCAGAACGCGATCGACCAGAAGGTCGACGGCATCGCGATCACCCTGGCCAAGCCGGACGCCCTCAAGGACGTCGTGAGCAAGGCCAAGGCGCAGAACATCCCCGTCGTCGGCCTGAACTCCGGCGTCAGCGAGTGGCAGAAGCTCGGCCTGACGGAGTTCTTCGGGCAGGACGAGACGGTGGCCGGCGAGGCCCTCGGCAAGCGGCTGAACGAGTCCGGCGCCAAGAAGGCCGTCTGTGTCATCCAGGAGCAGGGCAACATCGGCCTCACCCAGCGCTGCGACGGTGTGAAGAAGACGTTCGAGGGCGACCTGGAGACCCTGAACGTCAATGGCACGGACATGCCGAGCGTGAAGTCCACGATCACCGCCAAACTGAAGACGGACAGTGACATCGACTACGTCGTCGCCCTCGGCGCCCCGTTCGCGCTGACGTCGGTGCAGTCGGTGTCCGAGGCCGGCAGCAAGGCGAAGGTCGCGACCTTCGACCTCAACAAGGACCTGACCAAGTCGATCAGCAAGGGCGACATCGAGTTCGCGGTCGACCAGCAGCCCTACCTCCAGGGCTACCTGGCCATCGACTCCCTGTGGCTGTACAAGAACAACGGCAACTACATGGGCGGCGGCGAGGCCCCGGTGCTGACCGGCCCGGCGTTCGTCGACAAGTCGAACGTCGAGACCATCGACAAGTTCGCCGCGAAGGGCACCCGGTGA